Proteins encoded by one window of Mariniplasma anaerobium:
- a CDS encoding heavy-metal-associated domain-containing protein, whose amino-acid sequence MITKEYNVTGMTCQGCASSVTRVISRNKGVEDCVVRHMEGEVVVTYDESLINDEKIMSQITRLGFKAEVKA is encoded by the coding sequence ATGATAACAAAAGAATATAATGTAACAGGAATGACTTGTCAAGGTTGTGCAAGTAGTGTCACTAGAGTTATTTCGAGAAATAAAGGTGTAGAAGACTGTGTAGTAAGACATATGGAAGGTGAAGTTGTTGTTACTTATGATGAAAGTCTAATTAACGATGAAAAAATCATGTCACAAATCACTAGACTAGGATTTAAAGCTGAAGTCAAAGCATGA
- a CDS encoding ABC-F family ATP-binding cassette domain-containing protein: MSILEVENIKFSYSGEQLYQQASMRLFEGEHAVLVGPNGTGKSTLLKLLDKSLKPDAGSINWMANKKIGYLDQYAKINPKLLVKSYLYDVFLPLFEKEKEMEKLYLSVANEPEEKHERIMHWASDIQEQLLDSDFYQMKSLIGNIIHGLGLQMDILDMQIKHLSGGMRAKIILGKLLLENADVLLLDEPTNFLDVKHIEWLTKFLNGYDKAFIVVSHHEEFLMDIAQTVFALENGQISRYKGDYLFYLSERELRIAQQEKAFVTQQKFIKKTEDFIKKNIVRATTTKRAQSRRKMLAKIERIKAPEQSRNYHFHFPLSRTTGKDVFISNDLEIGYSDSLLEPLNIAILKQEKVAITGKNGVGKSTFIKTVLDIIPKLAGEYHWIDTAHIAYFEQESKFEDGITPFQVVHHRYQHFTKKDVMSLLGNHGIDYEMATRDINTLSGGEQTKVRLALLRHQKGNVLILDEPTNHLDFAAKEALKDALINYEGTLILVSHEKEFYQDICDYEISLYEPEE; the protein is encoded by the coding sequence ATGAGTATATTAGAAGTAGAAAACATAAAATTTAGTTATAGTGGTGAACAACTTTATCAACAAGCTTCAATGCGTCTATTTGAAGGGGAGCATGCAGTTTTAGTTGGTCCTAACGGAACTGGTAAATCAACATTATTAAAGCTTTTAGATAAGAGTTTAAAACCAGATGCAGGTAGCATCAATTGGATGGCTAACAAAAAGATAGGATATTTAGATCAATATGCAAAAATAAATCCTAAACTTTTGGTTAAGTCATATCTATATGATGTTTTTTTACCTTTGTTTGAAAAAGAAAAAGAAATGGAAAAATTATATCTTTCAGTAGCTAATGAACCAGAAGAAAAGCATGAAAGAATTATGCATTGGGCTTCAGATATTCAAGAACAATTGCTTGATTCAGATTTCTATCAAATGAAATCATTAATTGGGAATATCATTCATGGTCTAGGCTTACAAATGGATATTTTAGATATGCAAATTAAACATTTATCTGGTGGTATGCGTGCAAAGATTATTTTAGGTAAATTACTTTTAGAAAATGCAGATGTGCTTTTACTAGACGAACCTACAAACTTCTTGGATGTTAAACACATTGAATGGTTAACTAAGTTTTTAAATGGCTATGATAAAGCATTTATTGTTGTATCGCATCATGAAGAGTTCTTGATGGATATTGCTCAAACTGTATTTGCTTTAGAAAACGGGCAAATCAGTAGATATAAAGGGGATTATCTATTTTATTTATCAGAGAGGGAACTAAGAATTGCACAACAAGAAAAAGCATTTGTCACACAACAAAAATTTATTAAAAAGACAGAAGATTTTATTAAGAAAAATATTGTTAGAGCAACGACGACTAAACGTGCTCAAAGTAGACGTAAGATGTTAGCTAAAATAGAAAGAATAAAAGCACCAGAACAATCGAGAAATTATCATTTTCATTTTCCATTGTCTAGAACGACTGGTAAAGATGTCTTTATATCAAATGACTTAGAAATTGGATATAGTGATTCTTTATTGGAACCACTTAATATTGCGATATTAAAACAAGAAAAAGTCGCAATCACAGGTAAAAATGGTGTTGGTAAATCAACATTCATTAAAACTGTTTTAGATATTATTCCTAAACTTGCAGGTGAGTATCATTGGATAGATACAGCTCATATTGCATATTTTGAACAAGAGTCTAAATTTGAAGATGGGATAACACCATTTCAAGTTGTTCATCATAGATATCAGCATTTCACAAAAAAGGATGTCATGAGTTTACTTGGTAATCACGGTATTGATTATGAGATGGCAACTAGAGATATTAATACATTGTCAGGTGGAGAACAAACAAAAGTAAGACTAGCATTATTAAGACATCAAAAAGGAAATGTATTAATTCTAGATGAGCCTACGAATCATTTAGATTTTGCGGCTAAAGAAGCATTGAAAGATGCATTAATAAATTATGAAGGAACTTTAATACTAGTTTCTCATGAAAAAGAATTTTATCAAGACATTTGCGATTATGAAATTTCATTATACGAACCTGAAGAGTGA